actttcacatttttaaggtacaggcttcaaatttggaccacatgcatagttttgtattccgaaataaaatttgaccttgattttgacctagtgacctacttttacatttctcaagctacagccttcagatttggaccacatgcatagttttgtgtaccgaaacaaactttgacctttacattgacctagtgacctactttcacatttttgaaggaacaggcttcaaatttggaccacatgcatagttttgtatttcggagtaaaatttgacctggattttgacctagtgacctacttttacatttctcaagctacagccttcaaatttggaccacttgcatagatttttgttgtgtacggaaatgaaatttgaccttgagctagtcagtaagtcttgaaatttggaacactcaaaaatggcacattggtgggcgccaagatcactctgtgatctcttgttgttagatttattgccccttttggacttagaaaatcagttttcttggttaagttttatgtttaggtcagcttttatcctaaactaccaaagctattgctttgaaacttgcaacacttgttcaccatcataagttgaccctgtacagcaagaaacataactccatcctgctttttgcaagatttatggccccttttggacttagaaaatatcagatttcttggttaagttttatgtttaggtcaactttttctcttaaactatcaaagctattgctttgaaacgtgcaacacttgttgaccatcataagatgaccctgtacagcaagcaagatgagcgtcagcacccgcaaggcggtgctcttgtttttgtttaaatattaaggGAGAGGATACCCCCTGGAgagggctctcccctggaaaatttaaaatggtggcatatggtgcatttttgggggtctaatttttgagaaaatattatttctttgccgAAATAAATGTGTGTAAGTTTGATGAGTATGGGTAACTTTTCAGCCAACTGGACATACATAGATCTATGAACTTTATAAGACAGTTAACATAACGTTCGGTCTAGTACTAAATACAATACAAACTGTGTTCGGAAAAAGACGCTCTGTGAAAATTCATTAGTGTATTTCCGAACACACAAATTACGTCATTTAAAGTGGTCCATTGATCTCCAACAGCCATGAAAAcatagtaaaatgtatacaaatgtgtTTATCTACTTATAAAAGCCACAAACAGAAATGCTTTAGACACAAAACCTTAACTTGTGATGTTCGCAACCTTATCGTTTTAAGTAATTTTTATTAACAGTGTCTGGTATACTTACTGGGTCGAAGTTTAAGCATCACTGTAACGTGTGTGTAAAATCAATATGTAGAAACCGAGTGAGGCTTCCAATTTTGATTGTTTTGGCCGGTTTAGAACTTTGTGCAATGTCGCTGACAGAAGTTACGACGTCATGTAAGAATGTTCGGCTCAGACACGCCAGTCGGAAATGCCCGACCCCGCTCTACATGTATACATATCaattattaaccaggttttcgtaaaacctgagttattagattggggtatgtcggcgggtgggcgggcggcgacgtcaaactggtgtttccggtcaataactttcgtttcggtaaagatatttcaataaaacttggtatgtatgtagcttatatcaagacaaaggctgggattgattttggggtttctggggtcaaggtcaaggtcactgttacttaaaatagaaaaagggtttccggtcaataacttaacttaggaatgagctatcatgatgaaacttggtgtatagaaaacttatataaagttgtagcttgggattgattttggggtttctgggatcaaggtcaaggtcattgttactaaaaatagggttagggtttagggttagggttgtgctttaaagttgcagcttgggattgattttggggtttctgggatcagggtcaaggtcattgttactaaaaatagggttagggttagggttgtgctttaaagttgtagcttgggattgattttggggtttctgggatcagggtcaaggtccttgttactaaaaatagggttaggttagggtttaggattagggttgtgctttaaagtggtgcactgtgattcagtatacttttttattcttatgagaaatgttgaaaacctggtttcgtggcattgccgcgtttcttgttttcaGGTCTTGTAGTGGAGTAAGGGATATAGATCATGCAGTCAAAGGTAGTTACAGCATGGATGAGCTACAAAGTTTACAGTCTGAAATAAATGACATTTATGAGCAACTTATTGATGTGAGTAAGAAGAAGGGAAAGATCCTTGCAGAAACTGAAGAGCAGAAAGCCAGCATACTTGGAAGGATCAaagatctgaaaaagaaaatgatagaCAACATAGAAAATATGGAGATATTAGCAACTGAAACAATGAATGAAAAGTACAGTGAGGTTAAGAAAGAGCTTGGCGAAGATATGTCCAGTGTGAACAAGATGATTGGAAAACTGGAAGAGAGAAAGAAGAAAATTGATATGGCAGTTCAGATGGATAAAGGTCAAAGATTCATTCAAGTTAAACTTGCACAGAAGGCTGCTGCTGATGCAAAAACATTATGCAAAGAAAATACTTCAAGAAATCATAAAGTTGTTATATTCACTGAAGATGAAGGATTAAGTGATGCAGTAATGAAAAAACAAGCATTTGGTCAAATAAACATAGCTGAGCAACAGAAAGAATTGGAAATCAAAACAGTTAATATGGAATTACATGAGGACAAGTTTAAATGTTTGATTCCTGATTTATGTCAATTACAGGATGGAAGCATTATTATAGTTGACCAAAGGAACAGAAACATGAAGAAACTAGATAAAAACTATGTGGCAAAATATGTCTGTGAATTTATCAGTGAACCAACAGGTATTTGTTGTACTGGAAAGAATGAAGTTGCAGTGAAAAGAAAGAATAATACCATAgtctttttaacaattaatggttaTAATTTTGATGAGCATTCATTAAGATATATTTCAGTAGAAGATGGAGGTTCCTGGGGGATGGCTTATTTTGCTGGTGACTTGTGGGTGTCATTCAGAGGTGGTATAAGAGTATACAGTTTGTCTGGTGACCTTAAAGATGTCATTACTGATGTCGTTGGACCCTTTGGAGAAGTTATTCACCTGTCACCTGTTCACCTTGCTGTTAGGAATAATTCAATTTTTATTGCAAATGGTCGTGACGGAGCTCTTTGTCTAGACAAGGATGGCTGCCTGAAATATGAACTTCAGGATGACAGGCTTAGGTTTACGAGGGGAGTGTGTGTAACCAGGCGAGGCACTGTATTTCTGTCTGGTTCACAGTCAAATAATGTTGTCATGTTTAACAAAGATGGTGGAGATTGTCCTTTGGAGATGGTTTCAGCAAATAGGATCAGTCAGAAAGGTCCTGTGGCTCTGTTGTATGACTACACAAAGAACTGTCTGTTGA
This Mercenaria mercenaria strain notata chromosome 17, MADL_Memer_1, whole genome shotgun sequence DNA region includes the following protein-coding sequences:
- the LOC128550115 gene encoding uncharacterized protein LOC128550115, with product MLKTWFRGIAAFLVFRSCSGVRDIDHAVKGSYSMDELQSLQSEINDIYEQLIDVSKKKGKILAETEEQKASILGRIKDLKKKMIDNIENMEILATETMNEKYSEVKKELGEDMSSVNKMIGKLEERKKKIDMAVQMDKGQRFIQVKLAQKAAADAKTLCKENTSRNHKVVIFTEDEGLSDAVMKKQAFGQINIAEQQKELEIKTVNMELHEDKFKCLIPDLCQLQDGSIIIVDQRNRNMKKLDKNYVAKYVCEFISEPTGICCTGKNEVAVKRKNNTIVFLTINGYNFDEHSLRYISVEDGGSWGMAYFAGDLWVSFRGGIRVYSLSGDLKDVITDVVGPFGEVIHLSPVHLAVRNNSIFIANGRDGALCLDKDGCLKYELQDDRLRFTRGVCVTRRGTVFLSGSQSNNVVMFNKDGGDCPLEMVSANRISQKGPVALLYDYTKNCLLITNNGSSSITVVD